One segment of Streptosporangium brasiliense DNA contains the following:
- a CDS encoding nucleotidyltransferase domain-containing protein — protein MEVRFVPDHLVLSVVVGSRAYGLETEDSDVDRRGVFVAPTPLFWRLAKPPTHVEGPLPEQFSWEVERFCGLALEANPTVLECLWSPIVEHVSPAGADLLALRSAFVSRRARQSFTGYAEAQFRRLDPERPNWKQAMHMIRLLISGLHLARHGEPLVRMDEHRDRLLAVRRGEVSWAEVQRWRTELAAGLEAADALPAGPDRRRVDDYLAATRRAAL, from the coding sequence ATGGAAGTACGGTTCGTCCCCGATCACCTGGTGCTGTCGGTCGTGGTCGGCTCCCGTGCCTACGGGCTGGAGACCGAGGACTCCGACGTCGACCGGCGCGGGGTCTTCGTGGCGCCGACCCCGCTGTTCTGGCGGCTGGCCAAGCCGCCCACGCACGTCGAGGGGCCGCTGCCGGAGCAGTTCTCCTGGGAGGTCGAGCGGTTCTGCGGCCTCGCGCTGGAGGCCAACCCGACGGTCCTGGAATGCCTGTGGTCGCCGATCGTCGAGCACGTCTCCCCCGCCGGGGCGGACCTGCTCGCGCTCCGGAGCGCCTTCGTGTCCAGACGCGCCCGCCAGAGCTTCACCGGATACGCCGAGGCCCAGTTCCGCCGCCTGGACCCCGAGCGCCCCAACTGGAAGCAGGCCATGCACATGATCCGGCTGCTGATCAGCGGCCTGCACCTGGCCCGGCACGGCGAGCCGCTGGTCCGGATGGACGAGCACCGCGACCGGCTGCTGGCCGTACGGCGGGGCGAGGTCTCCTGGGCCGAGGTCCAGAGATGGCGCACGGAGCTGGCCGCGGGCCTGGAGGCCGCCGACGCGCTGCCGGCCGGACCGGACCGGCGGCGCGTCGACGACTATCTGGCGGCCACGAGAAGGGCGGCCCTCTGA